A genomic segment from Cyanobium sp. NIES-981 encodes:
- the ggt gene encoding gamma-glutamyltransferase, translated as MTPFSHRRVVPLLLAPSLLLPAGPLRADVLQEREQRSHPVWSPGGMVAVQEPRAAAAGVELLRQGGNAVDAAIGTAFALAVTHPQAGNLGGGGFLVLWLPGKSPARARGCLPVSGASGRGAGPELAIGQGTAVAVNFRETAPAAARPDLFVGPDGTVDRQLATRSLLSTAVPGSVAGLVLAQRCYGRLPLQRVIAPAIALAEQGFPVSRSLAEDLRRARPRLEADPTPRALFLTADRPGAVLRQPQLATTLRRIAAEGDRGFYAGPTAAALVGLMRREGGLITQSDLEGYRAQLVRPLAGRFRGATVLVPPPPSSAITILQLLAVLEPMPLASLGANGAESLHRMAEAMNLAYRDRNALLGDPDQVAIPLARMLAPAYVAAMRSALDLERHRPPDQVQQERPPLPESEDTIHLSTADRQGGMVALTTTLNFPFGNGIAVPGAGFLLNNEMDDFTAQLGSPNAFGLVQGATNAIAPGRRPLSSMSPTLVFHADGRPWFATGSPGGSRILTTVLQVLLNRIEHGLNLAGAVAAPRIHAQLLPDRFFFEEGLSPDTRRLLEAKGHQLVRSPAMGAANSVEITADGTLGVVDPRKAEGLAAGE; from the coding sequence ATGACCCCGTTCTCCCATCGGCGCGTCGTGCCGCTGTTGCTGGCCCCGTCGCTGCTCCTGCCTGCGGGGCCCCTGCGGGCCGATGTGCTGCAGGAGCGGGAGCAGCGTTCCCATCCGGTGTGGTCGCCGGGGGGGATGGTGGCCGTGCAGGAGCCCCGGGCTGCCGCGGCCGGCGTGGAGCTGCTGCGGCAGGGCGGCAATGCCGTGGATGCGGCGATCGGCACCGCCTTCGCCCTGGCAGTGACCCATCCCCAGGCGGGCAACCTGGGCGGCGGCGGTTTCCTGGTGCTGTGGCTGCCGGGGAAGTCCCCGGCGCGGGCCCGGGGCTGCCTGCCAGTATCCGGGGCTTCAGGCCGCGGCGCCGGCCCCGAGCTGGCCATCGGCCAGGGCACGGCGGTGGCCGTGAACTTCCGCGAGACCGCCCCGGCGGCGGCCCGCCCCGATCTGTTCGTGGGGCCCGATGGGACGGTGGATCGCCAGCTGGCCACCCGCAGCCTGCTCAGCACGGCGGTGCCTGGGTCCGTGGCCGGCCTGGTGCTGGCCCAGCGCTGCTACGGCCGCCTGCCGCTGCAGCGGGTGATCGCCCCCGCCATCGCCCTGGCCGAGCAGGGCTTTCCGGTGAGCCGCTCCCTGGCGGAGGACCTGCGCCGTGCCCGCCCCCGGCTGGAGGCTGACCCCACTCCCCGCGCCCTGTTCCTGACGGCGGACCGGCCCGGGGCCGTGCTGCGCCAACCGCAGCTCGCCACCACCCTGCGACGGATCGCCGCCGAGGGCGATCGCGGCTTCTACGCGGGTCCCACGGCTGCAGCGCTGGTGGGGCTGATGCGGCGGGAAGGCGGGCTGATCACCCAAAGCGATCTGGAGGGCTACCGGGCCCAGCTGGTGCGGCCGCTGGCGGGCCGCTTCCGCGGCGCCACCGTGCTGGTGCCGCCGCCCCCCAGCAGCGCGATCACGATCCTGCAGCTGCTGGCCGTGCTCGAACCGATGCCGCTGGCGAGCCTGGGGGCCAATGGAGCCGAGAGCCTGCACCGCATGGCCGAGGCCATGAACCTGGCCTACCGCGACCGCAATGCCCTGCTGGGCGATCCCGACCAGGTGGCGATTCCGCTGGCCCGGATGCTGGCGCCCGCCTACGTGGCGGCGATGCGGAGCGCGCTGGATCTGGAGCGCCACCGGCCGCCCGACCAGGTGCAGCAGGAACGGCCGCCCCTGCCCGAGAGCGAGGACACGATCCATCTCTCCACCGCCGACCGGCAGGGGGGCATGGTGGCGCTCACCACCACGCTCAACTTCCCCTTCGGCAACGGCATCGCCGTGCCCGGCGCCGGGTTCCTGCTCAACAACGAGATGGACGACTTCACCGCCCAGCTGGGCAGCCCCAACGCCTTCGGGCTGGTGCAGGGGGCTACCAACGCGATCGCCCCGGGGCGCCGGCCGCTCAGCTCGATGAGCCCCACCCTGGTGTTCCATGCCGATGGCCGGCCGTGGTTCGCCACCGGCAGCCCCGGCGGCAGCCGCATCCTCACCACGGTGCTGCAGGTGCTGCTCAACCGCATCGAGCACGGGCTCAACCTGGCCGGGGCTGTGGCGGCGCCGCGCATCCACGCCCAGCTCCTGCCGGATCGCTTCTTCTTTGAGGAGGGCCTCAGCCCCGACACCCGCCGGCTGCTGGAGGCCAAGGGTCACCAGCTGGTGCGCAGCCCGGCCATGGGGGCGGCCAACAGCGTGGAGATCACGGCCGACGGCACGCTCGGGGTGGTGGACCCCCGCAAGGCCGAGGGCCTGGCCGCCGGCGAGTGA
- a CDS encoding tetratricopeptide repeat protein, with amino-acid sequence MAPATWASAIGSASLEHLLSRSLAEADPELRSQLLLDLLEFCLRQRCPRDGATLQRDAETAVTAIQAPDRRLEQWLRLALLLQRHGEPDRARQALQQANQSLRAVPTARREALLLRLGLAYAELGDQERAEQVFAEGEQLMQLAEARKTAFPFPEQKLEGKVGLAVSAATYDDTTISAVANFDLYKQWPRDDFEANLFASINYDSSRDFNLTWPVSQGFLAYRHRLDRRQFLFVDQLVAVNDSTFSTQNDDDDISVLSGTLLGYGYTIWQGPEPGSFQAVQLGIGPRYEYAEIDLNRRRDQVDTTVALVYRSREVPIGAAKWSQVFAVATPVDTFDEAFFWSSTRLDWPITKRWMWTNRLSVRYRSRPLEPGFERLNVILSTGLTYSF; translated from the coding sequence ATGGCGCCAGCGACTTGGGCCTCGGCCATCGGCTCCGCCAGCCTGGAGCACCTGCTCTCCCGCAGCCTGGCGGAGGCCGATCCTGAGCTCCGCAGCCAGTTGCTGCTCGATCTGCTCGAGTTCTGCCTGCGCCAGCGGTGCCCGCGTGATGGGGCGACCCTGCAACGGGATGCGGAGACTGCCGTCACGGCCATCCAGGCCCCGGACCGTCGGCTGGAGCAGTGGCTGCGGCTGGCCCTGCTCCTGCAGCGCCATGGAGAGCCCGATCGGGCCCGGCAGGCCCTCCAGCAGGCGAATCAATCGTTACGGGCGGTTCCCACAGCCCGACGCGAGGCCCTCCTGCTTCGCCTCGGCCTGGCCTATGCCGAACTGGGTGACCAGGAGCGGGCCGAGCAGGTTTTTGCCGAGGGCGAGCAGCTGATGCAGCTGGCCGAAGCACGGAAGACGGCCTTCCCCTTCCCGGAGCAGAAGCTGGAGGGCAAGGTGGGCCTGGCGGTGAGTGCGGCCACCTATGACGACACGACGATCAGCGCGGTGGCCAACTTCGATCTCTACAAGCAATGGCCCCGCGACGACTTCGAGGCCAATCTCTTCGCCTCGATCAACTACGACAGCTCCCGCGACTTCAATCTCACCTGGCCGGTCAGTCAGGGATTTCTGGCCTACCGCCACCGGCTCGACCGACGCCAGTTTCTTTTTGTGGATCAGCTTGTTGCCGTGAATGACAGCACCTTCTCCACGCAGAACGACGATGATGACATCTCCGTGCTCTCCGGTACGCTATTGGGCTATGGCTACACCATCTGGCAAGGGCCAGAACCTGGCTCGTTTCAGGCTGTGCAACTCGGCATTGGGCCTCGCTATGAGTATGCCGAAATTGATCTGAACCGGCGACGTGATCAGGTGGACACTACCGTTGCCCTGGTCTACCGGAGTCGTGAGGTGCCCATCGGCGCAGCGAAGTGGAGCCAGGTGTTTGCGGTGGCCACACCGGTGGATACGTTCGATGAAGCGTTTTTCTGGTCCTCGACACGGCTGGACTGGCCCATCACCAAGCGGTGGATGTGGACGAACCGCCTTTCCGTGCGGTACCGGTCGCGTCCGCTCGAACCAGGCTTTGAACGGCTGAATGTGATTCTGTCCACCGGCCTCACCTACAGCTTCTGA
- a CDS encoding alpha/beta fold hydrolase translates to MLPALALGLAASATVAVEARPAMALEELELRLPLIGENLVVRLDELSSAEDLLAGSSDLAELDRASDGVIGPKVLRLFNHPIQLPPGVAKGLQGSVGSPLLREALLATTALVRVDGVSTDLSGEKLSEALSLSEQEGSVTLLTLLRAMPGKRASIDLQRALVVLERLHRQQAPAQALLAKGTVVEADPELNRPGPFAVQRRELSLPVAHRQNPLRSVALLPQGVSPKGLVFISHGLWDSPVNFEGWGGHLASHGYAVLLPEHPGSDQAQQAAMLSGTIPPPEPEELGLRPLDIRALLAAVDSDRLNLGAIPSGRLVVLGHSWGAITALQLAGLKPSDGRLGRRCGNLNDPETNVSWVLQCSFLRSANQADVAEPRVLGVVAVSPPMRLLFDHGASKDMNGRAVVVSGSKDWVVPFGPEALTPFQRQPESRGHQLVLAAGGNHFNLRPGSAAEQAVLRGLMLSWVQQVFAAGDAARPASGAPALLPATGWGDPTRPLVEATPQLLPAS, encoded by the coding sequence GTGCTTCCGGCACTGGCCCTCGGCCTGGCGGCTTCAGCAACCGTGGCTGTGGAGGCCAGGCCGGCCATGGCTCTGGAGGAACTCGAGCTCCGCCTGCCCCTGATCGGCGAGAACCTGGTGGTGCGGCTGGATGAGCTGAGCAGCGCCGAAGATCTGCTGGCTGGCAGCAGCGATCTGGCCGAGCTCGACCGTGCCAGCGACGGTGTGATCGGGCCGAAGGTGCTGCGGCTGTTCAACCATCCGATCCAGCTGCCCCCCGGTGTGGCCAAGGGACTGCAAGGGTCTGTTGGATCACCGTTGCTGCGGGAAGCGCTCCTGGCCACCACCGCCCTGGTGCGCGTCGATGGCGTGTCCACCGATCTGAGCGGGGAGAAGCTCTCGGAGGCCCTGAGCCTCAGCGAGCAGGAGGGATCCGTCACCCTGCTGACCCTGCTGCGGGCCATGCCGGGCAAGCGCGCCTCCATCGATCTGCAGCGCGCCCTGGTCGTGCTCGAGCGGCTGCACCGCCAGCAGGCGCCAGCCCAGGCGCTCCTGGCCAAAGGGACTGTGGTGGAAGCCGATCCCGAATTGAACCGCCCGGGCCCCTTCGCCGTGCAGCGCCGGGAACTGTCGCTGCCGGTGGCGCACCGTCAAAATCCCCTGCGCAGCGTGGCCCTGCTGCCCCAGGGCGTTTCCCCCAAGGGTCTGGTGTTCATCTCCCATGGGCTCTGGGATTCCCCCGTGAACTTCGAGGGTTGGGGAGGCCACCTGGCCAGTCATGGCTATGCCGTACTGCTGCCGGAACACCCCGGCAGCGACCAGGCCCAGCAGGCCGCCATGCTCTCCGGCACCATCCCGCCGCCCGAGCCGGAAGAGCTGGGCCTGCGCCCTCTCGATATCCGCGCGCTGCTGGCGGCGGTGGACTCCGACCGGCTCAACCTGGGGGCCATCCCCTCCGGGCGGCTGGTGGTGCTGGGGCACTCCTGGGGGGCCATCACCGCGCTTCAGCTGGCTGGCCTCAAACCCAGCGACGGCAGGCTGGGGCGGCGCTGCGGCAATCTCAACGATCCAGAGACCAATGTGAGCTGGGTGCTGCAGTGCAGTTTCCTGCGCTCCGCCAATCAGGCGGATGTGGCGGAACCCAGGGTGCTCGGCGTGGTGGCCGTGAGCCCACCGATGCGGCTGCTGTTCGACCACGGCGCGTCCAAGGACATGAATGGCCGGGCTGTCGTGGTGAGCGGCTCGAAGGACTGGGTGGTGCCCTTCGGCCCTGAAGCCCTCACGCCGTTCCAGAGACAGCCCGAAAGCCGCGGCCACCAGCTGGTGCTGGCGGCGGGCGGGAACCACTTCAACCTGCGGCCGGGGTCAGCAGCCGAACAGGCCGTGCTGCGGGGGCTGATGCTCAGCTGGGTGCAGCAGGTGTTCGCCGCCGGCGACGCTGCCCGGCCCGCCAGCGGGGCTCCTGCCCTGCTGCCGGCGACCGGCTGGGGGGATCCCACCCGGCCGCTGGTCGAAGCCACACCACAATTGCTCCCTGCCAGCTGA
- a CDS encoding mechanosensitive ion channel family protein — protein MAAAFGGLLMLLGTLLPVQAQFLPALDTTGGQQVTSPQFLPVFSQGNVELSPVFLDGRIIGSVSGFIDVKNSGASSGNDAAYSASQRAFVIHSRLQKILTSMTTFTARVSAESVDSQRQPNVVQQRRQLARNLHTFVREAGSSFEVFLAFPRSDPPELVYTVTPADVARVRTDSSEPVAIARRVASKVRGILLDAWEERQPPALWRSARRAGLGLLVITLASGLGMRLQKLLRRRQHAMSDRLRELTLEAPDPEAGSSQEIESSRRQAPRLVQLRMSLRQKLSLLSFYRSSLFWGQCLLWTCGIAWAAGLFYWTRPFSNWIFGISVRGLITTGLATDNRGWPPLDWVLTLGKDATIGTPLLILFLVMITRISIKAGNFLSHQSVSRWARQQTDTRAKLRAPTLSRSLRAWVRVGVYLLLGMVIFYQLHQLGAVTQAVAILLGFLSFALSLASQNLLKDLIGGLMILIEDQFAAGDVVVIGDQSGLVESVGLRVTQLRNLDGELISIPNGTITTVRNLSSSWSRVNYALTVSIGADVDAVMALMESVAQDLFRDPAWAERILEPPEMLGIDEIAHTGVLIRILIKTQPLQQWPVGREYRRRLKQALDAAGIDVGVPRLDLIGPALPRPPAP, from the coding sequence ATGGCTGCAGCCTTCGGCGGTCTGCTGATGCTGCTGGGCACCCTGCTGCCGGTGCAGGCCCAGTTCCTGCCTGCCCTCGATACCACGGGCGGACAGCAGGTGACATCGCCGCAGTTTCTGCCCGTTTTTTCCCAGGGGAACGTGGAGCTGTCTCCCGTGTTTCTGGATGGACGGATCATCGGATCCGTTTCAGGTTTCATTGACGTCAAGAACTCCGGGGCGTCATCGGGTAACGATGCCGCCTACTCGGCATCCCAGCGTGCCTTTGTGATTCACAGCCGGCTCCAGAAGATCCTCACCTCGATGACCACCTTCACGGCGAGGGTGTCGGCCGAGTCGGTTGATTCACAACGTCAGCCCAATGTTGTTCAGCAGCGTCGCCAGCTGGCCAGAAATCTGCATACCTTTGTGCGGGAGGCGGGTTCAAGCTTCGAGGTGTTTCTGGCTTTTCCCCGCTCCGACCCGCCGGAGCTGGTCTACACAGTCACTCCAGCCGATGTGGCCAGGGTCAGGACGGACAGTTCCGAGCCTGTGGCCATCGCCCGGCGCGTCGCGAGCAAAGTGAGAGGAATCCTGTTGGATGCCTGGGAGGAACGGCAGCCCCCTGCGCTCTGGCGGTCGGCCCGGCGGGCGGGGCTCGGGCTCCTTGTGATCACCCTCGCCAGTGGCCTCGGCATGCGGCTGCAGAAGCTTCTGCGAAGGCGCCAGCATGCCATGAGCGACAGGCTTCGGGAGTTGACCCTGGAGGCGCCTGATCCAGAGGCAGGCTCCTCCCAGGAGATCGAGAGCAGCCGGCGTCAGGCCCCGCGACTGGTGCAGCTGCGGATGTCCTTGCGGCAGAAGCTCAGCCTGCTTTCGTTCTACCGCTCCTCGCTGTTCTGGGGTCAGTGCCTGCTCTGGACCTGCGGTATCGCCTGGGCGGCCGGCCTCTTCTACTGGACCCGGCCCTTCAGCAACTGGATCTTCGGTATCTCGGTGCGCGGGCTGATCACAACGGGCCTGGCTACGGACAACCGGGGATGGCCCCCATTGGACTGGGTGCTGACCCTGGGCAAGGACGCCACGATCGGCACACCTCTGCTGATTCTGTTCCTGGTGATGATCACCAGGATCTCGATCAAGGCGGGTAACTTTCTCTCGCATCAGTCCGTGAGCCGCTGGGCCCGTCAGCAGACTGACACGCGGGCCAAGCTACGGGCGCCGACGCTGTCGCGTTCGCTGAGGGCATGGGTGCGCGTGGGCGTGTATCTCCTGCTCGGCATGGTGATCTTCTACCAGCTGCATCAGCTGGGAGCGGTGACCCAGGCCGTGGCGATCCTGCTCGGTTTTCTGAGCTTCGCCCTGTCACTGGCGTCGCAGAATCTGCTCAAGGATCTGATCGGCGGCTTGATGATCCTGATCGAGGATCAGTTTGCTGCGGGGGATGTGGTGGTCATCGGTGACCAGAGCGGTCTGGTGGAGAGCGTGGGTCTGCGGGTGACCCAGTTGCGCAATCTGGATGGGGAGCTGATCAGCATTCCGAACGGCACCATCACCACGGTGCGCAATCTTTCCAGCAGCTGGTCACGGGTGAACTATGCCCTCACGGTGTCGATCGGCGCGGATGTGGATGCGGTGATGGCCCTGATGGAGTCCGTCGCTCAGGATCTCTTCCGTGATCCTGCTTGGGCGGAGCGCATCCTCGAGCCCCCGGAGATGCTCGGCATCGATGAGATCGCCCACACGGGTGTGCTCATCCGCATCCTGATCAAGACGCAACCCCTGCAGCAGTGGCCTGTGGGCCGTGAATACCGCCGCCGCCTCAAGCAGGCCCTCGATGCCGCCGGCATCGACGTGGGAGTTCCCCGGCTCGATCTGATCGGGCCGGCCCTGCCCCGCCCCCCAGCACCATGA
- a CDS encoding HdeD family acid-resistance protein — protein MAAPSSPVLRWLTAGLLLAAAALAIALPFVSATLLTIVIGGVAIAAAVSQGLRLTGEPDLQGKLFRLLSALLYAGGGIYILLYPLASEVSLTLLVGFLLAFQGVMELAAAAAGQVPARGLVLLDGIVTTVLGGMLIAEWPSDSLWAIGTLLGVGLGISAVNMLTTPGPQAG, from the coding sequence ATGGCCGCTCCCTCCTCCCCCGTGCTGCGCTGGCTCACCGCCGGCCTGCTGCTGGCAGCCGCGGCCCTGGCGATCGCCCTGCCCTTCGTGTCGGCCACGCTGCTCACGATCGTGATCGGCGGGGTGGCCATCGCCGCCGCCGTTTCCCAGGGCCTGCGCCTCACCGGTGAACCCGATCTGCAGGGCAAGCTGTTCCGCCTGCTCTCCGCCCTGCTCTACGCGGGCGGTGGCATCTACATCCTGCTCTACCCCCTGGCCAGCGAGGTGAGCCTCACCCTGCTGGTGGGTTTCCTGCTCGCCTTCCAGGGGGTGATGGAACTGGCCGCAGCGGCCGCGGGCCAGGTCCCCGCCCGTGGCCTGGTGCTGCTCGATGGCATCGTCACCACCGTGCTGGGCGGCATGCTGATCGCCGAGTGGCCCAGCGACAGCCTCTGGGCCATCGGCACCCTGCTGGGGGTGGGCCTGGGCATTTCGGCGGTGAACATGCTCACCACTCCGGGCCCTCAGGCCGGCTGA
- a CDS encoding cytochrome c oxidase subunit II encodes MTTTAPPPSPRLWVVALLLGAVLADLAASLWMAQQSHRWLPVAASAAAGPVDDLFALEVGIGSFIFLGCSGVMLWTLLFNRAPKYDLDNGDPIEGNLKLEITWTLIPLVIVMLIAWKAIAVSDTLATLGGKVRVTGGHAAMHGAEGPAAVAMAADEPGAASPIQVIGRQWSWEFIYPNGVHSSELHLPEGQRSVLRLEATDVIHGFYVPAFRLKQDLIPGSVIDYSLIPTRAGRYRLRDSMFSGGYFASNQTDVVVEPPEAYEAWLAQALGQPLRPAANAATDLYAQRLARGNRGWATVPPAAPPLVHVSADPTASHEG; translated from the coding sequence ATGACCACCACCGCTCCGCCGCCGAGCCCGAGGCTGTGGGTGGTGGCCCTGCTGCTGGGGGCCGTGCTGGCCGATCTGGCCGCCAGCCTCTGGATGGCCCAGCAGTCTCACCGCTGGCTGCCGGTGGCCGCCTCGGCCGCCGCCGGCCCGGTGGATGATCTGTTCGCCCTCGAGGTGGGCATCGGCAGCTTCATCTTCCTGGGCTGCAGCGGCGTGATGCTGTGGACCCTGCTGTTCAACCGCGCCCCCAAGTACGACCTCGACAACGGCGATCCGATCGAGGGCAACCTGAAGCTGGAAATCACCTGGACCCTGATCCCGCTGGTGATCGTGATGCTGATCGCCTGGAAGGCGATCGCCGTGAGCGACACCCTCGCCACCCTGGGCGGCAAGGTGCGCGTCACCGGCGGTCACGCCGCCATGCACGGCGCCGAGGGGCCGGCTGCCGTGGCCATGGCCGCGGATGAGCCCGGCGCGGCCAGCCCGATCCAGGTGATCGGCCGCCAGTGGAGCTGGGAGTTCATCTACCCCAATGGGGTGCACAGCAGCGAGCTGCACCTGCCCGAGGGCCAGCGCAGCGTCCTGCGGCTGGAGGCCACCGATGTGATCCACGGCTTCTATGTGCCGGCCTTCCGGCTCAAGCAGGACCTCATCCCCGGCAGCGTGATCGACTACAGCCTCATCCCCACCCGCGCCGGCCGCTACCGGCTGCGGGATTCGATGTTCAGCGGCGGCTACTTCGCCTCCAACCAGACCGATGTGGTGGTGGAGCCACCGGAGGCCTACGAGGCCTGGCTGGCGCAGGCCCTGGGCCAGCCGCTGCGCCCGGCCGCCAATGCCGCCACCGATCTGTATGCCCAGCGCCTGGCCCGGGGCAACCGGGGCTGGGCCACGGTGCCGCCGGCGGCGCCGCCGCTGGTGCACGTGAGCGCCGATCCCACCGCCAGCCACGAGGGTTGA
- a CDS encoding DUF2231 domain-containing protein produces MAIVAALRAFTPVADQLGPNQLPYALPLHPNLVHFTIGLFVIAIVFDIAGALFPLEKRLFRFLALPVTRAGFHDVGWYNLLACAAVTFLTVAAGFYEMLLAVPIPGARSDFGLGSAATMLWHGVGGVVVLLLIVAMVVWRGLQRFRWRRDLGRQVQWSYLVAGLGLFVLIGVHGTLGAQLAGEFGVHVTADQLLATGANLREGLP; encoded by the coding sequence ATGGCAATTGTGGCTGCACTCAGGGCGTTCACGCCGGTGGCCGATCAGCTGGGCCCCAACCAGCTGCCCTACGCCCTGCCCCTGCACCCCAACCTGGTGCACTTCACGATCGGGCTGTTCGTGATTGCGATCGTGTTTGACATCGCCGGCGCCCTGTTCCCCCTGGAGAAGCGGCTGTTCCGCTTCCTGGCCCTGCCCGTCACCCGGGCCGGCTTCCACGACGTGGGCTGGTACAACCTGCTGGCCTGCGCGGCGGTGACCTTCCTCACGGTGGCGGCCGGCTTCTACGAGATGCTCCTGGCGGTGCCGATCCCCGGCGCCCGCAGCGACTTCGGCCTCGGCAGCGCCGCCACCATGCTCTGGCACGGCGTGGGCGGGGTGGTGGTGCTGCTGCTGATCGTGGCGATGGTGGTGTGGCGCGGTCTGCAGCGCTTCCGCTGGCGCCGCGACCTCGGCCGCCAGGTGCAGTGGAGCTACCTGGTGGCTGGCCTGGGCCTGTTCGTGCTGATCGGTGTGCACGGCACCCTGGGCGCCCAGCTGGCCGGCGAGTTCGGCGTGCACGTGACGGCCGATCAGCTGCTGGCCACTGGCGCGAACCTGCGGGAGGGTCTGCCATGA
- a CDS encoding DUF2231 domain-containing protein has protein sequence MLELLPPLNDRNLPWMDTIHPIVVHFVIAMALISVVFDLIGRFGRRPALFEVSFWNLLVATVAIFVAIIFGQIEAGLANPYGDASTILNLHSTLGWSLAGVLALLSGWRYVIRSRDPLHLPPAFLGAGALLSVLVVVQVLLGNQLVWVYGLHTVPVVEAVRAGLV, from the coding sequence ATGCTGGAGCTGTTGCCCCCGCTCAACGACCGCAACCTGCCGTGGATGGACACCATCCACCCGATCGTGGTGCACTTCGTGATCGCGATGGCGCTGATCTCGGTGGTGTTCGACCTGATCGGCCGCTTCGGCCGCAGGCCGGCCCTGTTCGAGGTGAGCTTCTGGAACCTGCTGGTGGCCACGGTGGCCATCTTCGTGGCGATCATCTTCGGCCAGATCGAGGCGGGCCTGGCCAATCCCTACGGCGACGCCAGCACGATCCTCAACCTGCACAGCACCCTGGGCTGGTCGCTCGCCGGGGTGCTGGCCCTGCTCTCGGGCTGGCGCTACGTGATCCGCAGCCGCGATCCCCTGCACCTGCCCCCCGCCTTCCTCGGCGCCGGCGCCCTGCTGAGCGTGCTGGTGGTGGTGCAGGTGCTGCTGGGCAACCAGCTGGTGTGGGTGTACGGGCTGCACACGGTGCCCGTGGTGGAAGCGGTGCGCGCGGGGCTGGTGTGA